In Nocardioides nitrophenolicus, the genomic window GCCGGATCTCGCCGTGCCCCGGCTCGGTGATCCAGTACGCCTGGGCCTTCTCGACCACCGCGGACTCCTCTCGTTGAACCGGTCCCCTGCGCTCGTCGTACCCGTGGGTACGACCTAGGACACGGAGGTGCGATGGTTCGGGTTCAGTTCGGCCCCGCCAGCCGGGTGACCGCCGTGCGCGCGGTGCTCGCCGTCGGCGTCGCCGGGCTCACCCTGCGCGGCCTCGGTGAGCCGCTGTCGGGTCGGCTCACGGCGGTCCTGGTCGCGGTCAGCGCCGTGGCCCTGGCCCTCGACGCGTTGGACGGGTACGTCGCACGCCGGACCGGTACGTCGAGCGCGTTCGGCGCCCGCTTCGACATGGAGACCGACGCCTTCCTGATCGCGGTGCTGAGCGTGCACGTCGCGCCGCGGCTGGGCTGGTGGGTGCTCGCGATCGGCGCGATGCGCTACGCCTACGTGCTCGCCGGGTGGGCGCTGACCTGGCTGCGCCGCCCGACCCGGCCGCGGTACTGGGCCAAGGTGGTCGCCGCCGTCCAGGGCGTCGTGCTGACCGTCGCGGCCGCCACGCTGCTCCCGGACCAGGTCGCGCGGCTGGCGGTCGGGCTCGCGCTCGTCCTGCTGGTGGAGTCCTTCGGGCACGACGTGATCTGGCAGTGGCGGCACCGGCACGATCCCGAGCCGGTCCCCCGACCGCCCGCCGGCGTGGTGAGTGGCGTCGCGGTCGTCGCGCTCTGGCTGGCGCTCGCGCCTCCCCGGCTCGCCGACGGGATCGGTCCGGCGGACTTCGCGCGGATCCCCGTCGAGGGCCTGGTGCTGGTGGCGCTCGCGGTGGTGCTGCCCGTCCGCGGCCGCCGCCTGCTGGCCGTCGTGCTCGGACTGCTGCTCACCGCCCTGGCCGTGCTGCGCGGGCTGGGCCTGGGCTTCGACCTCTACCTCGGCCGCTCCTTCCACGTGCTCGGCGACTGGTCCTACCTGCCCAAGGGCGTCGAGGTGCTGCGCGACACCCGGGGCGGGCCGGTCGCGGTGCTGACCGTGGTCGGCCTGGTGGCCCTGGTGGTCGCCGTGGCCGTGGGCCTGACCTGGGCGGCGGGCCGGGTCGCACGCGCCGCCGCCGCCCGGCCGCGCACGACCTGGCGCGCCCTGGCCGCGCTCGGCACGGTGTGGGTGCTCTGCGCCGCGTTCGGCGGCCCGGTGGACCGGGTCGCCGCGGCCGGGTCGGCCGGGCTGGTCGTCGACACCGTCGACCAGGTCCGCGCGGACCACCACGACACCCGGGTCTTCGCCCGCGAGCTGGCCGCCGACCCCTTCGCCGCGACGCCGGGCGACCGGCTGCTCCGAGGGCTACGCGGCAAGGACGTGCTGCTCGTCTGGTTCGAGAGCTACGGCCGGGTGGCGCTCGAGGACAGCTGGTTCGCGCCGTCGGTCGTCGACGTCCTCGAGCAGGGTGACCACGAGCTGAGCGCCGCCGGCTACCACGCCCGCAGCGCCTTCCTCACCTCCCCGACCTTCGGCGCCGGCAGCTGGCTCGCGCACGCCACCCTGCAGTCAGGCGCGTGGACGAACGGCGAGCGCCGCTACGGCCAGCTGCTCGCCAGCGACCGGCTCAGCCTCACCCGGGCCTTCGGCGACGCGGGCTGGCGCACCGTGTTCGACGTACCGGCCAACACCCGTGACTGGCCCGAGGGAGCGGCGTACTACGGCTTCGACCGGCTCTACGACT contains:
- a CDS encoding CDP-alcohol phosphatidyltransferase family protein, with the protein product MVRVQFGPASRVTAVRAVLAVGVAGLTLRGLGEPLSGRLTAVLVAVSAVALALDALDGYVARRTGTSSAFGARFDMETDAFLIAVLSVHVAPRLGWWVLAIGAMRYAYVLAGWALTWLRRPTRPRYWAKVVAAVQGVVLTVAAATLLPDQVARLAVGLALVLLVESFGHDVIWQWRHRHDPEPVPRPPAGVVSGVAVVALWLALAPPRLADGIGPADFARIPVEGLVLVALAVVLPVRGRRLLAVVLGLLLTALAVLRGLGLGFDLYLGRSFHVLGDWSYLPKGVEVLRDTRGGPVAVLTVVGLVALVVAVAVGLTWAAGRVARAAAARPRTTWRALAALGTVWVLCAAFGGPVDRVAAAGSAGLVVDTVDQVRADHHDTRVFARELAADPFAATPGDRLLRGLRGKDVLLVWFESYGRVALEDSWFAPSVVDVLEQGDHELSAAGYHARSAFLTSPTFGAGSWLAHATLQSGAWTNGERRYGQLLASDRLSLTRAFGDAGWRTVFDVPANTRDWPEGAAYYGFDRLYDSRDVGYHGPRFGYAPIPDQYTLDHLRRTELGRGPRPPVFAEVDLVSSHHPWAPVPEELPWAEVGDGSAYDGMPERGAAAVDGHRDPEAAQRNYAASVRYTWRTLISFLTTYPDPDRVVVIVGDHQPHSFVSGRDAGHDVPISVLAQDPAVIRRIHDWGWQPGILPGPDAPVWRMDAVRDRFLTAYGPAE